One region of Mangifera indica cultivar Alphonso chromosome 3, CATAS_Mindica_2.1, whole genome shotgun sequence genomic DNA includes:
- the LOC123211737 gene encoding ORM1-like protein 2, protein MYVRAVPPTDLNKNTEWFTYPGVWSTYILILFFSWLIVLSLFHCTPGMAWTIVHLFHFLVTYHFFHWKKGTPFADDQGIYNQLTWWEQIDNGKQLTRNRKFLTVVPVVLYLIASHTTDYQNPMLFFNTLAVFVLVVAKFPNMHKVRIFGINADH, encoded by the exons ATGTACGTGAGAGCAGTGCCACCGACGGATCTGAACAAGAACACTGAGTGGTTCACCTACCCGGGAGTGTGGAGCACTTACATTTTGATTCTATTTTTCTCATGGCTTATtgttctttctctctttcattgCACCCCTGGCATGGCTTGGACAATCGTACAcctctttcattttctt GTTACTTATCACTTCTTCCATTGGAAGAAAGGAACACCATTTGCTGATGATCAGGGCATTTACAACCAGTTGACATGGTGGGAGCAAATAGACAATGGCAAGCAACTCACTCGCAACAGAAAGTTTTTGACTGTTGTACCTGTTGTGCT GTATTTGATAGCCTCACACACAACAGACTATCAAAATCCGATGCTGTTCTTCAATACCCTAGCCGTCTTTGTACTAGTGGTTGCAAAATTTCCGAACATGCACAAGGTCCGTATATTTGGGATCAATGCTGATCACTGA
- the LOC123210267 gene encoding dof zinc finger protein DOF4.6-like isoform X2 — protein MISSSIFFTLSFSSAYVIKKRSSFLIFFLLLCWDVMILKREIVVKPIEEIVTNTCPKPAPLDRKTRPQKEAPPLNCPRCNSTNTKFCYYNNYSLTQPRYFCKTCRRYWTEGGSLRNIPVGGGSRKNKRSSSSSSSSSSFSSSSSSSSKKLPDLVTPPRLSQSSTQNPKINEGQDLNLAFPVSQGFRSISEFVQVPDIDSNNNKNHQIPSSSSTTSHLSALELLTGISSRGLNTFMPMQVPDPGAVYTPGFAMQDFKPTLNFSLDGLGVNGYESLPGVQQTSTGRLLFPFEELKQVSSSTDIEQTREHGDSSGYWTGMLGGGS, from the exons ATGATCAGTTCTTCAATATTTTTCactttatctttctcttctGCCTATGTGATAAAGAAAAGGagctcttttttaattttttttcttcttttatgttGGGATGTTATGATCTTGAAACGT GAGATAGTGGTGAAACCGATAGAAGAGATAGTCACAAATACATGCCCAAAGCCAGCCCCTTTAGATAGGAAGACAAGGCCTCAAAAAGAAGCACCACCTTTGAATTGTCCAAGGTGCAATTCTACCAATACCAAGTTCTGTTACTATAACAACTACAGTCTCACACAACCGAGGTATTTCTGTAAGACTTGTAGAAGGTACTGGACTGAAGGTGGGTCTCTGAGAAATATTCCTGTTGGAGGTGGTTCaaggaagaacaagagatcttcatcatcatcatcttcttcttcctcattttcatcttcttcttcttcatcatcaaagAAGCTTCCTGATCTTGTTACACCACCAAGACTGTCACAGTCTTCTACTCAAAACCCTAAGATCAATGAAGGACAAGATCTCAACTTAGCTTTCCCAGTTTCTCAAGGTTTCAGAAGTATCTCTGAATTTGTTCAAGTTCCGGATATTGacagcaacaacaacaagaaCCACCAAattccttcttcttcatcaactaCATCTCACCTTTCAGCTTTGGAGCTGCTCACCGGAATTTCTTCAAGAGGGTTGAATACTTTCATGCCGATGCAGGTTCCAGATCCAGGCGCTGTTTATACACCTGGCTTTGCTATGCAAGATTTTAAACCAACCCTAAATTTCTCTTTAGATGGACTTGGAGTAAATGGGTATGAGAGTCTCCCTGGTGTTCAACAGACTAGCACTGGAAGGCTGTTGTTCCCATTTGAAGAATTGAAACAAGTTTCTAGTTCAACTGATATTGAACAGACTAGAGAGCATGGAGATTCTTCTGGCTATTGGACTGGAATGTTAGGGGGAGGATCAtg A
- the LOC123210267 gene encoding dof zinc finger protein DOF4.6-like isoform X1: MISSSIFFTLSFSSAYVIKKRSSFLIFFLLLCWDVMILKREIVVKPIEEIVTNTCPKPAPLDRKTRPQKEAPPLNCPRCNSTNTKFCYYNNYSLTQPRYFCKTCRRYWTEGGSLRNIPVGGGSRKNKRSSSSSSSSSSFSSSSSSSSKKLPDLVTPPRLSQSSTQNPKINEGQDLNLAFPVSQGFRSISEFVQVPDIDSNNNKNHQIPSSSSTTSHLSALELLTGISSRGLNTFMPMQVPDPGAVYTPGFAMQDFKPTLNFSLDGLGVNGYESLPGVQQTSTGRLLFPFEELKQVSSSTDIEQTREHGDSSGYWTGMLGGGSW, translated from the exons ATGATCAGTTCTTCAATATTTTTCactttatctttctcttctGCCTATGTGATAAAGAAAAGGagctcttttttaattttttttcttcttttatgttGGGATGTTATGATCTTGAAACGT GAGATAGTGGTGAAACCGATAGAAGAGATAGTCACAAATACATGCCCAAAGCCAGCCCCTTTAGATAGGAAGACAAGGCCTCAAAAAGAAGCACCACCTTTGAATTGTCCAAGGTGCAATTCTACCAATACCAAGTTCTGTTACTATAACAACTACAGTCTCACACAACCGAGGTATTTCTGTAAGACTTGTAGAAGGTACTGGACTGAAGGTGGGTCTCTGAGAAATATTCCTGTTGGAGGTGGTTCaaggaagaacaagagatcttcatcatcatcatcttcttcttcctcattttcatcttcttcttcttcatcatcaaagAAGCTTCCTGATCTTGTTACACCACCAAGACTGTCACAGTCTTCTACTCAAAACCCTAAGATCAATGAAGGACAAGATCTCAACTTAGCTTTCCCAGTTTCTCAAGGTTTCAGAAGTATCTCTGAATTTGTTCAAGTTCCGGATATTGacagcaacaacaacaagaaCCACCAAattccttcttcttcatcaactaCATCTCACCTTTCAGCTTTGGAGCTGCTCACCGGAATTTCTTCAAGAGGGTTGAATACTTTCATGCCGATGCAGGTTCCAGATCCAGGCGCTGTTTATACACCTGGCTTTGCTATGCAAGATTTTAAACCAACCCTAAATTTCTCTTTAGATGGACTTGGAGTAAATGGGTATGAGAGTCTCCCTGGTGTTCAACAGACTAGCACTGGAAGGCTGTTGTTCCCATTTGAAGAATTGAAACAAGTTTCTAGTTCAACTGATATTGAACAGACTAGAGAGCATGGAGATTCTTCTGGCTATTGGACTGGAATGTTAGGGGGAGGATCAtggtaa
- the LOC123210267 gene encoding dof zinc finger protein DOF4.6-like isoform X3, whose product MDTAQWPQEIVVKPIEEIVTNTCPKPAPLDRKTRPQKEAPPLNCPRCNSTNTKFCYYNNYSLTQPRYFCKTCRRYWTEGGSLRNIPVGGGSRKNKRSSSSSSSSSSFSSSSSSSSKKLPDLVTPPRLSQSSTQNPKINEGQDLNLAFPVSQGFRSISEFVQVPDIDSNNNKNHQIPSSSSTTSHLSALELLTGISSRGLNTFMPMQVPDPGAVYTPGFAMQDFKPTLNFSLDGLGVNGYESLPGVQQTSTGRLLFPFEELKQVSSSTDIEQTREHGDSSGYWTGMLGGGSW is encoded by the exons ATGGATACTGCTCAATGGCCACAG GAGATAGTGGTGAAACCGATAGAAGAGATAGTCACAAATACATGCCCAAAGCCAGCCCCTTTAGATAGGAAGACAAGGCCTCAAAAAGAAGCACCACCTTTGAATTGTCCAAGGTGCAATTCTACCAATACCAAGTTCTGTTACTATAACAACTACAGTCTCACACAACCGAGGTATTTCTGTAAGACTTGTAGAAGGTACTGGACTGAAGGTGGGTCTCTGAGAAATATTCCTGTTGGAGGTGGTTCaaggaagaacaagagatcttcatcatcatcatcttcttcttcctcattttcatcttcttcttcttcatcatcaaagAAGCTTCCTGATCTTGTTACACCACCAAGACTGTCACAGTCTTCTACTCAAAACCCTAAGATCAATGAAGGACAAGATCTCAACTTAGCTTTCCCAGTTTCTCAAGGTTTCAGAAGTATCTCTGAATTTGTTCAAGTTCCGGATATTGacagcaacaacaacaagaaCCACCAAattccttcttcttcatcaactaCATCTCACCTTTCAGCTTTGGAGCTGCTCACCGGAATTTCTTCAAGAGGGTTGAATACTTTCATGCCGATGCAGGTTCCAGATCCAGGCGCTGTTTATACACCTGGCTTTGCTATGCAAGATTTTAAACCAACCCTAAATTTCTCTTTAGATGGACTTGGAGTAAATGGGTATGAGAGTCTCCCTGGTGTTCAACAGACTAGCACTGGAAGGCTGTTGTTCCCATTTGAAGAATTGAAACAAGTTTCTAGTTCAACTGATATTGAACAGACTAGAGAGCATGGAGATTCTTCTGGCTATTGGACTGGAATGTTAGGGGGAGGATCAtggtaa